In Persicimonas caeni, a single window of DNA contains:
- a CDS encoding dimethylarginine dimethylaminohydrolase family protein, with the protein MKPAVLMTDPRNFAIRGGANPHTRRPDNSLKVVEIDKAWPQWHTYIDQLLDRGVDVYIIDATPELTGMVFAANAGFLEGRLDDRAPSDKTFFASHFTAKHRVGESALFEDFMDQFGFTVAEYPDEWRFEGEADAFPVGRGAQKEWLFTWGYRSDENVADWLEDQVIGEPFSRFKLTDPKYYHGDCLLCDLGGPFLGWTGGLDESSSQRLRERFSERLIEMSDEDAASFIGNSFYVETDASRLLYAPSEISSKLRERIESEGIEVVPIDISEFFGKGGGGPKCMVFNLGPVDPDDPRLSDEQRAFRRARHVETLRREEYFPVAP; encoded by the coding sequence ATGAAACCCGCCGTGTTGATGACCGATCCGCGCAATTTCGCCATCAGGGGGGGCGCCAACCCGCATACCCGCCGTCCGGATAACTCACTGAAAGTGGTCGAGATCGACAAGGCTTGGCCCCAGTGGCACACCTACATCGACCAACTCCTCGACCGAGGCGTCGACGTCTACATCATCGACGCCACCCCGGAGTTGACGGGCATGGTCTTTGCGGCGAACGCCGGTTTTCTGGAGGGGCGCCTCGACGATCGCGCGCCCAGCGACAAGACGTTCTTCGCAAGCCACTTTACCGCCAAGCACCGTGTGGGGGAGTCGGCGCTCTTCGAAGATTTTATGGACCAATTCGGGTTTACGGTGGCCGAGTATCCCGACGAGTGGCGCTTCGAAGGGGAAGCTGACGCCTTCCCGGTCGGGCGAGGGGCTCAGAAAGAGTGGTTATTCACCTGGGGCTATCGCAGTGATGAGAACGTCGCCGACTGGCTCGAAGACCAGGTGATCGGCGAACCGTTCAGCCGCTTCAAGCTCACCGACCCAAAATACTACCACGGCGACTGCTTGTTGTGCGATCTGGGCGGGCCCTTCCTCGGTTGGACAGGTGGACTCGACGAGTCATCGAGCCAGAGGTTGCGCGAGCGGTTTTCGGAGCGGCTCATCGAGATGAGCGATGAGGATGCGGCCTCCTTTATCGGCAACTCCTTCTACGTGGAGACCGACGCGTCGCGGCTGCTCTACGCCCCCTCCGAAATCAGCTCGAAACTGCGCGAGCGTATCGAGTCGGAGGGCATCGAAGTCGTGCCGATCGATATCTCGGAGTTTTTCGGCAAAGGGGGCGGCGGGCCGAAATGCATGGTCTTCAATCTGGGGCCAGTCGACCCGGACGACCCGCGCCTGAGCGACGAGCAACGCGCTTTCCGCCGCGCGCGCCATGTGGAGACGCTTCGCCGTGAGGAGTATTTCCCGGTCGCTCCTTAG
- a CDS encoding penicillin-binding protein activator, translated as MRRWMLLAIVAAALVLSACKTGKGKGDGDDIERQPPIRAKSSDAQERFDRAMEMLRDGQYDRAREAFRLLQAEFGSDPIADLSELYVARASMGPIRLGESLAQEATQAYKGSAEAAQILATLAQSDDVDKRIRYGAKAYHALEMALRGKTNEALSVLADYPSASISDVVLDADRTPVRALLTESFYRAGRNAETLEAAARLHAEVTARHQELVPATDEPLEQPTAGGQSDPTSASQAANSTSPEVAYLRSLEALARQRGFEAAEKNIEEVALQDYLTSDSAFVRAAAGWGLLGEQLADGVGEEQRAALEDLFNRVAPDLVQIGAGLRAAELSMRLAAVGGPKRLAIGFLAPLTGPHKAIGQRAMAGALVAMRAFHHAGYPEVTLVFQDSRADATEAFERLERQKVLAVVGPLDVRRAKQFAPLAQAAKIPLITLTTEAVGQSTPSDAQATDAEGEAEQSAAPYVFRNFIDAAAEARAAARVAFDEIGDRKAAVVYPDVGYGQVTAKAFADEFRDLGGQIVAEISYDRSKSDFANVARRLARANPEAVFLPDSAEKVAELTAFFANENIWGLAPTQKRSKRSKRKQVHYLGTSLWEDPMLIRQAASYVEGAAIPVWFSASLETAPVREFVNRFEAIYGRKPENFEAFAYDSVNWLRSLVLERGMRRPVAIRDALVSGDRHPGVTGTVQMTASGEPRRALRFVTPTDEGFEALEFTAVTGPREVEEASEADEAGDEAAEQDASSQSAPPNESARQ; from the coding sequence ATGAGACGCTGGATGCTGCTCGCGATCGTGGCGGCGGCACTGGTGCTCAGCGCCTGTAAGACCGGCAAAGGAAAGGGGGACGGCGACGACATCGAGCGCCAGCCTCCGATTCGCGCCAAGAGCAGTGATGCCCAAGAGCGCTTCGACCGCGCCATGGAAATGTTGCGTGACGGGCAGTACGATCGTGCCCGGGAGGCGTTTAGGCTTCTGCAGGCCGAGTTTGGCTCCGATCCGATCGCCGATCTCTCCGAGTTGTACGTTGCCCGGGCCTCGATGGGGCCGATTCGCCTCGGTGAGTCGTTGGCCCAGGAGGCCACCCAAGCCTACAAAGGCTCGGCCGAAGCCGCCCAGATCCTCGCCACGCTCGCCCAGAGCGACGACGTCGACAAGCGTATTCGCTACGGTGCCAAGGCCTATCATGCACTCGAAATGGCGTTGCGAGGCAAGACGAACGAGGCGCTGTCGGTTCTGGCGGATTACCCGAGCGCGTCGATCAGCGATGTGGTTCTCGACGCCGACCGCACGCCTGTGCGTGCGCTGCTCACCGAGAGCTTCTATCGCGCCGGTCGCAACGCCGAGACCCTCGAGGCCGCGGCGAGGCTCCACGCCGAGGTGACAGCCAGACACCAAGAACTCGTGCCGGCGACCGACGAGCCGCTCGAGCAGCCGACTGCAGGGGGGCAATCCGACCCGACGTCTGCGTCACAGGCAGCTAATTCGACGAGTCCCGAGGTTGCTTACCTCAGAAGCCTCGAGGCGCTGGCACGCCAGCGCGGATTCGAGGCCGCCGAGAAGAATATCGAAGAGGTCGCGCTCCAAGATTATCTGACTTCCGACTCGGCGTTTGTTCGAGCTGCGGCCGGCTGGGGCTTGCTCGGCGAGCAACTGGCAGACGGTGTCGGCGAGGAGCAGCGCGCCGCGCTCGAGGACCTGTTCAACCGCGTCGCGCCCGATTTGGTTCAAATTGGCGCGGGGCTGCGCGCTGCCGAGTTGTCGATGCGTCTTGCGGCGGTGGGGGGCCCAAAACGGCTGGCTATCGGCTTTTTGGCCCCTCTCACCGGACCGCACAAAGCGATCGGCCAGCGCGCGATGGCCGGGGCACTCGTGGCGATGCGCGCTTTCCACCACGCCGGCTACCCAGAGGTGACGTTGGTCTTCCAGGACTCGCGTGCTGACGCCACGGAGGCGTTCGAGCGGCTCGAGCGACAGAAGGTTCTCGCCGTCGTCGGGCCCCTCGACGTACGCCGAGCCAAGCAATTTGCGCCCTTGGCCCAAGCGGCAAAGATCCCCCTGATCACGCTGACGACCGAGGCGGTCGGTCAGTCGACGCCGTCCGATGCGCAGGCCACAGACGCCGAGGGCGAAGCCGAGCAGTCCGCGGCACCATACGTCTTTCGAAATTTCATCGACGCGGCCGCTGAGGCCCGCGCCGCCGCGCGCGTCGCCTTCGACGAGATCGGCGACCGCAAAGCCGCAGTGGTCTATCCCGACGTAGGCTACGGCCAGGTGACCGCCAAAGCTTTCGCCGACGAGTTCCGCGACCTGGGCGGCCAGATTGTTGCCGAAATCTCCTACGATCGATCGAAGTCTGATTTTGCCAATGTCGCCCGCCGACTCGCACGGGCGAACCCCGAGGCCGTCTTCTTGCCGGATTCGGCCGAGAAGGTCGCCGAGTTGACCGCGTTTTTCGCCAACGAGAATATCTGGGGCCTCGCCCCCACGCAGAAGCGCTCCAAGCGCTCCAAGCGCAAGCAGGTGCACTACCTGGGAACGAGCCTCTGGGAAGATCCGATGCTCATCAGACAGGCCGCCAGCTACGTCGAAGGCGCGGCCATCCCCGTTTGGTTCTCGGCTTCGCTCGAGACGGCGCCCGTTCGGGAGTTCGTCAATCGCTTCGAGGCGATCTACGGGCGCAAGCCCGAGAACTTCGAGGCGTTTGCCTACGACTCGGTCAACTGGCTGCGCTCGCTGGTACTCGAGCGCGGCATGCGTCGGCCGGTGGCCATTCGCGACGCGCTGGTCAGCGGCGACCGGCACCCGGGCGTGACCGGAACGGTGCAAATGACCGCCAGTGGTGAGCCGCGCCGCGCGCTCCGCTTTGTCACACCCACCGACGAAGGATTCGAGGCGCTCGAGTTCACCGCCGTCACCGGTCCGAGGGAGGTCGAAGAGGCTTCAGAGGCGGACGAGGCTGGCGACGAGGCTGCCGAGCAGGACGCCTCCTCCCAGAGTGCGCCACCCAACGAGAGCGCTAGACAATGA
- a CDS encoding biopolymer transporter ExbD has protein sequence MAMNTGGGGSELSEINVTPLVDVMLVLLVIFMVTAPMIEQEEKDKRKVDLDLPVTRDNPNRINPEDTDKLILEVDRDLKVRIGEELLVDCGDKKEGSDPQRFEACFTTVEKKLVNNQKLKEQGELYLLADTEIPYGFVVGTMARIKQAGINKLGMVTNPEYLQQEAAEEADK, from the coding sequence ATGGCAATGAATACGGGCGGAGGAGGCTCGGAGCTCTCCGAGATCAACGTCACCCCGCTGGTCGACGTCATGCTGGTCCTTCTGGTCATCTTCATGGTGACCGCTCCGATGATCGAGCAGGAGGAGAAGGACAAGCGCAAGGTCGATCTCGACCTGCCGGTGACCCGCGACAACCCCAATCGCATCAACCCCGAGGACACCGACAAGCTGATCCTCGAGGTCGACCGCGACCTGAAGGTGCGTATCGGCGAGGAGTTGTTGGTCGATTGTGGTGACAAGAAGGAGGGCAGTGACCCGCAGCGCTTCGAAGCGTGTTTTACGACCGTCGAGAAGAAGCTCGTCAACAACCAGAAGCTCAAAGAGCAGGGCGAGCTCTACCTGCTGGCCGATACCGAGATCCCTTACGGCTTTGTGGTCGGCACGATGGCACGCATCAAGCAGGCTGGCATCAACAAGCTCGGGATGGTCACCAACCCCGAATACCTGCAGCAAGAAGCGGCTGAGGAAGCCGACAAATAA
- the pal gene encoding peptidoglycan-associated lipoprotein Pal gives MKRFNLMTLLAFIAGVMMLTGCPKPPKKALSDAQQALLDARGVKDCASDKFKAAQRLLDEAEELSKQEKYEEAERKAKAAQKLAREAKLEGEANWEDCQKKKQLADKAENPEPVEEEDEEVDEQLTLDTVYFSYDSSELSADARAVLDENVRWMKKHTDKRVVLEGHTDERGTPEYNLALGESRARRVKQYAVQMGVDGDRLSILSYGEEKPAAFGATASDYAKNRRVEFVPKN, from the coding sequence ATGAAGCGATTTAACCTGATGACACTGCTGGCATTCATCGCCGGCGTGATGATGCTGACCGGTTGCCCGAAGCCGCCCAAAAAGGCGCTGTCCGACGCGCAGCAGGCGCTGCTGGATGCTCGCGGCGTCAAAGACTGCGCCAGTGACAAGTTCAAGGCTGCCCAGCGCTTGCTCGACGAGGCTGAAGAGCTCTCCAAGCAAGAGAAGTATGAGGAGGCCGAGCGCAAGGCAAAGGCCGCCCAGAAGCTCGCCCGTGAGGCGAAGCTCGAAGGGGAGGCAAACTGGGAAGATTGCCAGAAGAAGAAACAGCTCGCCGACAAGGCCGAGAACCCCGAGCCCGTCGAGGAGGAGGACGAAGAGGTCGACGAGCAGCTTACGCTCGACACCGTTTACTTCTCGTACGACAGCTCCGAGCTCAGCGCCGATGCCCGGGCGGTGCTCGATGAGAACGTGCGTTGGATGAAGAAGCACACCGACAAGCGCGTCGTCCTCGAGGGACACACCGACGAGCGCGGCACCCCGGAGTATAATCTGGCGCTCGGTGAAAGCCGCGCGCGACGCGTCAAGCAATACGCCGTGCAGATGGGCGTCGATGGGGATCGGCTGAGTATTCTGTCCTACGGCGAAGAGAAGCCAGCCGCGTTCGGCGCGACCGCATCGGACTACGCCAAGAACCGTCGCGTCGAGTTCGTGCCCAAAAACTAA
- a CDS encoding TonB C-terminal domain-containing protein — translation MRDLNTQIDPGRRGPYEAREPNQVMMIVGIITSILLHGSLVGMIVWGTMRGGEDIQEEIEPKMLEFENVELLALGEKKPPNQLPRMANPAPPEVKEDAVNLAKPKEKPPEQKPEEKEEEKPPQEKPDKRKELLKGLENLHNPNRPINTDVPEGSEQGVAQGTITDAAMANLMGTYQAKLLEVLGKYWSIPSTLSDAEINELAGTVAVYVRLSDSGHVVSYRFRSRSANDQFNASIDRLMRRFQVSGGRKLPVPNNPEVRKLVLKEGLNLKNWKAITGR, via the coding sequence GTGAGAGACCTCAACACCCAAATCGACCCCGGTCGGCGTGGCCCCTACGAGGCCCGTGAGCCGAACCAGGTCATGATGATCGTGGGCATCATCACCTCGATCCTGCTACACGGCTCGCTCGTCGGTATGATCGTGTGGGGCACGATGCGCGGCGGTGAGGATATCCAAGAAGAAATCGAGCCCAAAATGCTCGAATTCGAAAACGTCGAGCTGCTGGCGTTGGGCGAGAAGAAGCCCCCTAACCAATTGCCTCGCATGGCCAATCCAGCGCCTCCGGAGGTCAAAGAGGACGCGGTCAATCTCGCCAAGCCCAAAGAGAAGCCGCCCGAGCAGAAACCGGAAGAGAAGGAAGAGGAAAAGCCGCCCCAGGAGAAGCCCGACAAGCGCAAGGAACTGCTCAAGGGCCTCGAGAACCTGCACAACCCCAATCGCCCCATCAACACCGACGTGCCCGAGGGAAGCGAGCAGGGCGTGGCGCAGGGGACGATCACCGACGCGGCGATGGCCAACTTGATGGGCACCTACCAGGCCAAGCTGCTCGAGGTGCTCGGCAAGTACTGGAGCATCCCGTCGACGCTGAGCGACGCCGAAATAAATGAGCTCGCGGGCACGGTTGCGGTGTATGTGCGTTTGTCGGACTCGGGCCACGTGGTGAGCTACCGATTCCGGTCGCGCAGCGCCAACGACCAGTTCAACGCGAGCATCGACCGGCTCATGCGCCGCTTTCAAGTCAGCGGCGGCCGAAAGCTGCCCGTGCCGAACAACCCGGAAGTGCGTAAGCTGGTGCTCAAAGAGGGCCTGAACCTCAAGAATTGGAAGGCCATTACCGGGCGTTGA
- a CDS encoding DPP IV N-terminal domain-containing protein, whose protein sequence is MVIKVVPFLPRALATLFALSMLLAGGSAFAQQDTKDDGSEQASEDGSGKGIDIDVTVGVQRKLIPLAVPDVKEPGGDTGEVADQVQEILRRDLKLSGFFKILPNDSFFFDPSKEGMGASQIKFQNWFNVGAQGLIKSAVRTNDDKVVLDLRLYGVEQGQQAKLKWTGGAVPKDEVAEKVHDFANAVLEYYTGERGIFGSRIAYVRRKGQSKQVYVMQLGADGAARISKNNSINMLPSWGKGAIYYTSYKHGNPDLWVYEGGKRRKLSSKPGQNTGADYCGGKLAVTLSKGGENTDIYLIDPKSGKVQKRLTKHWSIDTSPSFSPDCSRIAFVSGRSGGPQIYVMDADGSNQKRLTYQGSYNTQPSWSPKGDAIAFSARDERNAFDIFTVDLDGNIERLTQDQGNNSDPSFSPDGRYVVFVSDRGGKGKRVWMMTADGEVQNAITEGSGYQSPAWER, encoded by the coding sequence ATGGTTATCAAGGTTGTACCGTTCTTGCCGCGAGCTCTGGCGACGCTCTTTGCGCTGTCGATGCTGCTCGCCGGCGGCTCGGCGTTTGCCCAGCAGGACACAAAAGACGACGGGTCGGAGCAAGCCTCCGAAGATGGCTCGGGCAAGGGAATCGACATCGACGTGACCGTCGGTGTGCAGCGAAAGCTCATTCCGCTGGCCGTGCCGGATGTCAAAGAGCCCGGAGGCGACACCGGTGAGGTCGCCGACCAGGTCCAAGAGATCCTGCGACGGGACCTGAAACTGAGCGGATTCTTCAAGATCCTCCCTAACGACAGTTTCTTTTTCGACCCGTCCAAAGAAGGGATGGGCGCCTCTCAAATCAAGTTCCAGAACTGGTTTAACGTCGGCGCGCAAGGGCTCATCAAGAGCGCAGTGCGCACCAACGACGACAAGGTCGTGCTCGACCTTCGCCTCTATGGCGTCGAGCAAGGCCAGCAGGCCAAGTTGAAGTGGACGGGCGGAGCCGTGCCCAAAGACGAGGTGGCCGAGAAGGTCCACGACTTCGCCAATGCCGTGCTCGAGTACTATACGGGAGAGCGTGGCATTTTCGGCTCACGCATTGCTTACGTGCGCCGCAAAGGTCAGTCGAAACAGGTCTATGTGATGCAACTCGGGGCCGACGGGGCCGCGCGCATCTCGAAGAACAACTCGATCAATATGCTGCCGTCCTGGGGCAAGGGCGCGATCTATTACACCAGCTACAAGCACGGAAACCCGGATCTGTGGGTCTACGAAGGTGGCAAGCGCAGAAAGCTCTCCTCGAAGCCGGGCCAGAACACTGGCGCAGACTACTGTGGCGGCAAGCTCGCCGTGACGCTTTCGAAAGGCGGGGAGAACACCGACATCTACCTGATCGACCCGAAGAGCGGGAAGGTGCAGAAGCGGCTGACGAAGCACTGGTCGATCGACACCAGCCCCTCCTTCAGCCCGGACTGCTCGCGCATCGCGTTCGTGTCCGGGCGTTCCGGCGGCCCACAGATTTACGTGATGGACGCCGACGGCTCCAACCAGAAGCGGTTGACCTACCAGGGGAGCTACAACACCCAGCCGAGTTGGTCGCCCAAAGGGGACGCCATTGCCTTTTCGGCGCGCGATGAGCGCAACGCCTTCGATATCTTCACCGTAGACCTCGACGGCAATATCGAGCGGCTCACGCAGGACCAAGGCAACAACTCCGACCCCAGCTTCAGCCCGGACGGCCGTTACGTCGTCTTCGTGAGTGACCGCGGCGGCAAGGGAAAGCGCGTATGGATGATGACCGCCGACGGAGAGGTCCAGAATGCGATCACCGAAGGCTCGGGCTATCAGTCCCCGGCGTGGGAGCGATGA
- the miaE gene encoding tRNA-(ms[2]io[6]A)-hydroxylase yields MLNLAAPTDPEWFDRIEPHLDTILIDHTHLEKRAASTALSMIFRYTGREELPQTLSGIVREEMEHFEQMLEVLASRGVELQKLEPAPYAKKLVKNIRTHEPETLLDKLLVAGLIEARSCERFKILAERLEDQQLADYYGELFESEARHYTVYTDLARRYFGQETVKARLHEMAQAELEALQASQGVARLHSW; encoded by the coding sequence ATGTTGAACCTTGCAGCCCCGACCGACCCCGAGTGGTTCGACCGTATCGAACCCCACCTCGATACCATCCTGATCGACCACACGCACCTCGAAAAGCGCGCCGCGTCGACCGCGCTGAGCATGATCTTTCGGTACACCGGCCGCGAGGAGTTGCCGCAGACCTTGAGCGGAATCGTACGTGAGGAGATGGAGCACTTCGAGCAGATGCTCGAGGTCCTCGCCTCGCGCGGGGTGGAGCTGCAGAAGCTAGAGCCGGCACCGTATGCCAAGAAGCTGGTCAAGAATATTCGCACCCACGAGCCCGAGACGCTCCTCGATAAGTTGCTCGTCGCCGGGCTCATCGAGGCCCGAAGCTGCGAGCGCTTCAAGATCTTGGCCGAGCGCCTCGAAGATCAGCAACTCGCCGACTACTATGGGGAGCTCTTCGAATCCGAGGCGCGTCACTACACCGTCTACACCGACCTCGCCCGGCGCTACTTCGGCCAAGAAACGGTCAAGGCGCGCCTCCACGAGATGGCCCAGGCTGAGCTCGAAGCTCTGCAGGCCTCCCAAGGAGTGGCGCGCCTTCACAGTTGGTAG
- a CDS encoding low molecular weight protein-tyrosine-phosphatase, with protein sequence MNQTRIIFFCLGNICRSPLAEGLFRYKVEQRGLAERFHIESAGTSAYHIGEAPDPGSQKVALDRLDLDISHQRAQQLEDAHHHEFDVLVAMDRSNRRHALRMDGADSDKILLLRNFEPEPQHRGTDVPDPYGGGVSQFDLVFDIVDRCTERLLDHLLSEQ encoded by the coding sequence ATGAACCAGACACGCATCATCTTCTTCTGCTTGGGTAATATCTGCCGCTCCCCGCTGGCAGAAGGCCTCTTTCGGTACAAGGTCGAGCAGCGCGGGCTCGCCGAGCGCTTTCATATCGAGTCGGCGGGCACCAGCGCCTACCATATTGGCGAGGCGCCCGACCCGGGAAGCCAGAAGGTCGCCCTCGACCGGCTGGACCTGGACATCTCTCACCAGCGCGCTCAACAACTCGAAGACGCTCACCACCACGAGTTCGACGTGCTCGTGGCTATGGATCGCTCCAATCGGCGCCACGCCCTGCGCATGGACGGAGCCGATTCGGACAAGATCCTCTTGCTGCGCAACTTCGAGCCCGAGCCGCAACACCGGGGGACCGACGTCCCCGACCCCTACGGCGGCGGCGTCTCACAATTCGACCTCGTCTTCGACATCGTCGATCGATGCACCGAGCGCCTCCTCGACCACTTGCTCTCGGAGCAATAG
- the tolQ gene encoding protein TolQ — translation MWDAIWVNLVTAQAEAAKEPTGIVDILMETSGVVLGVLLLLAALSVISWYIIGYKWFYLRKVRNESLKFLDVFWQSKRLDAIYQSAEEFANAPVSQVFKAGYIELSKLKNREKPEGNDSMKVHLSGIENVDRALRRATSSEMTHLESMVPFLATVGSTAPFIGLFGTVWGIMIAFVNIEAAGAAGIDVVAAPIAEALIVTAAGLFAAIPAVVFYNLFVNRIKVLGAEMENFSNDFLNIVKRHFFD, via the coding sequence ATGTGGGACGCAATCTGGGTCAACCTGGTGACGGCGCAAGCTGAAGCCGCCAAAGAGCCTACGGGCATCGTCGACATTCTCATGGAAACCAGCGGAGTGGTGCTGGGTGTCCTGCTGCTGTTGGCTGCCCTGAGTGTCATCTCCTGGTATATCATCGGCTACAAGTGGTTCTACTTGCGCAAGGTGCGCAACGAGTCGCTCAAGTTCTTGGACGTCTTCTGGCAGTCCAAGCGCCTCGATGCGATCTACCAGTCGGCCGAAGAGTTCGCCAACGCTCCGGTAAGCCAGGTCTTCAAGGCCGGCTACATCGAATTGTCCAAGCTCAAGAATCGTGAGAAGCCCGAGGGCAACGACTCGATGAAGGTGCACCTGAGCGGCATCGAAAACGTCGATCGCGCGCTGCGTCGGGCGACGTCCAGCGAGATGACGCACCTGGAGTCGATGGTGCCGTTTCTGGCCACGGTCGGCTCGACGGCGCCGTTTATCGGGCTGTTCGGCACGGTCTGGGGCATCATGATCGCCTTCGTGAACATTGAGGCAGCCGGCGCCGCCGGCATCGACGTGGTCGCAGCACCGATCGCCGAGGCGCTCATCGTCACCGCCGCCGGGCTGTTCGCCGCCATCCCGGCGGTCGTCTTCTACAACCTGTTCGTCAACCGAATCAAAGTGTTGGGCGCCGAGATGGAGAACTTCTCGAACGATTTTCTGAATATCGTCAAGCGCCACTTCTTCGATTGA
- a CDS encoding methyltransferase domain-containing protein, whose product MSMLPDFSKRSERSELMDDLSIQGDELEETLLQVERINALSRGPAISVAGVESLIPGGLETLSVLDVGTGSGDIPRRLADWAEDKSFSISIKGIDLSHTTIDFAQRRTTRTERLQFELENLFDLPDEEQYDVVHASLVLHHFPGREAVAALDKMYRLCRYGVVVNDLQRHPVPWLGLRLGLPLFTRNRLVRNDGPLSVLRGFTRRELIRSARAAGVPSPSVAWEFPFRWLLLCPKATT is encoded by the coding sequence ATGAGCATGCTGCCTGATTTTTCGAAACGAAGTGAACGCTCGGAGTTGATGGATGATCTGTCGATTCAAGGAGATGAACTCGAAGAGACCCTGCTGCAGGTCGAGCGGATCAACGCCCTGAGCCGCGGCCCGGCGATCAGCGTCGCCGGCGTCGAATCATTGATCCCGGGCGGCCTGGAGACCTTGTCGGTCCTCGACGTGGGCACGGGAAGTGGCGACATCCCACGGCGCCTGGCAGATTGGGCGGAGGACAAGTCGTTTTCGATCTCCATCAAGGGGATCGATTTGAGCCACACGACCATCGACTTCGCCCAGCGGCGCACCACCCGCACCGAGCGCCTGCAATTCGAGCTCGAAAACCTCTTCGACCTGCCCGACGAAGAACAGTACGACGTGGTGCACGCCTCACTGGTTCTGCACCACTTTCCCGGGCGAGAAGCGGTGGCAGCGCTCGATAAGATGTATCGCCTGTGTCGTTACGGGGTGGTGGTCAACGACCTGCAGCGCCATCCGGTGCCGTGGCTGGGACTCCGACTCGGCCTTCCGCTCTTCACGCGCAATCGTCTCGTGCGAAACGACGGCCCCTTATCGGTACTCCGCGGGTTTACCCGCCGTGAATTGATTCGCTCGGCGCGTGCCGCCGGCGTCCCTTCGCCCAGCGTCGCCTGGGAGTTTCCCTTCCGCTGGCTGCTGTTGTGTCCCAAAGCAACCACTTGA